One genomic region from Streptomyces sp. Li-HN-5-11 encodes:
- a CDS encoding NAD(P)/FAD-dependent oxidoreductase: protein MSGGHDLLIAGGGPAGLATALHAARAGLDTVVAEPRPAPVDKACGEGLMPTAVRGLTALGLDVPGHPITGIRYVQGPRQAQAAFRRGTGLGVRRTALHDALHRAVVDAGVPVLPLRVADVRQDATGVTVPGSGLRARWLAAADGLHSPVRRLLGLDVRTGAAPRYGLRRHYAVPPWSSCVEVHWGPHAEAYVTPLGPALVGVALLTARREPFDAQLTAFPGLAARLPREAAVSSVRGAGPLRQKASTRFHGRVLLVGDAAGYIDALTGEGVSLALTGAEALVANLRRGTPSRYEADWRRATRRHRILTELLVRARQRPALATHIAPTAARLPRLFATAVNALA, encoded by the coding sequence ATGAGCGGCGGCCACGACCTGCTGATCGCGGGGGGCGGCCCCGCCGGGCTCGCCACCGCCCTGCACGCCGCCCGCGCCGGCCTCGACACCGTCGTCGCCGAACCACGCCCCGCGCCGGTCGACAAGGCGTGCGGCGAGGGCCTGATGCCCACAGCCGTCCGCGGCCTCACCGCACTCGGCCTGGACGTCCCCGGCCACCCCATCACCGGCATCCGCTACGTCCAGGGGCCCCGGCAGGCCCAGGCGGCGTTCCGGCGCGGCACCGGGCTCGGCGTGCGCCGCACCGCCCTCCACGACGCGCTGCACCGTGCCGTCGTCGACGCCGGGGTGCCGGTACTGCCCCTGCGGGTGGCGGACGTACGGCAGGACGCCACGGGCGTGACCGTCCCCGGCTCGGGTCTGCGCGCCCGCTGGCTGGCCGCCGCCGACGGCCTGCACTCACCCGTGCGCCGTTTGCTCGGCCTCGACGTGAGGACCGGTGCGGCACCCCGGTACGGCCTGCGCCGCCACTACGCGGTGCCTCCCTGGTCCTCGTGCGTCGAGGTGCACTGGGGACCGCACGCGGAGGCGTACGTCACCCCGCTCGGTCCCGCCCTCGTCGGCGTCGCCCTGCTGACGGCCCGGCGGGAACCCTTCGACGCCCAGCTGACCGCTTTCCCCGGACTGGCGGCCCGCCTTCCCCGTGAAGCGGCAGTCAGCTCGGTGCGCGGCGCCGGACCGCTGCGCCAGAAGGCCAGCACCCGCTTCCACGGGCGGGTCCTGCTCGTCGGAGACGCCGCGGGATACATCGACGCACTGACCGGTGAGGGCGTCTCCCTCGCCCTCACCGGCGCCGAAGCACTGGTCGCCAACCTGCGCCGCGGTACACCGAGCCGCTACGAAGCCGACTGGCGCCGTGCCACACGCCGGCACCGGATCCTGACGGAGCTGCTGGTGAGGGCGCGTCAGCGACCCGCGCTCGCCACACACATCGCGCCGACGGCCGCTCGCCTGCCGCGCCTGTTCGCGACAGCGGTGAACGCGCTGGCATGA
- a CDS encoding LacI family DNA-binding transcriptional regulator: MNRRIPVDDRTGRRIVAETASRADLPADSHTDSRSGTRYGSRPTMKDVAARAGVGLKTVSRVVNGEPGVTPDTERRVQEAIEALGFRRNDSARVLRKGRTASIGLVLEDLADPFYGPLSRAVEEVARAHGALLINGSSAEDPGREQELALALCARRVDGLVIIPAGDDHRYLEPEIKAGVATVFVDRPAGRIDADVVLSDNFGGARDGVAHLIAHGHRRIGFIGDMPRIHTAAERLRGYRAAMEDAGIPVEDSWMSLGVTDPERVRRAAEAMLSGPRPVTAVLTGNNRVTVTVIRVLAEQPRGVALVGFDDIELADLLQPGVTVVAQDAAALGRTAAERLFRRLDGTHLTPERLELPTRLVTRGSGELPPAD; the protein is encoded by the coding sequence ATGAACCGCCGCATCCCCGTCGACGACAGAACAGGACGCCGCATCGTGGCCGAGACCGCCAGCCGGGCCGACCTCCCCGCAGACAGCCACACGGACAGCCGCTCCGGGACCCGCTACGGCAGCCGTCCGACCATGAAGGACGTGGCGGCCCGCGCCGGCGTCGGTCTGAAGACCGTCTCCCGCGTGGTCAACGGCGAGCCCGGGGTCACCCCGGACACCGAGCGGCGCGTCCAGGAGGCCATCGAGGCCCTCGGCTTCCGCCGCAACGACAGCGCGCGGGTGCTGCGCAAGGGCCGTACGGCGAGCATCGGGCTGGTCCTGGAGGACCTCGCCGATCCCTTCTACGGACCGCTCAGCCGCGCGGTCGAGGAGGTCGCCCGCGCGCACGGGGCACTGCTCATCAACGGCTCCAGCGCCGAGGACCCCGGCCGCGAGCAGGAACTGGCGCTGGCACTGTGCGCGCGGCGGGTGGACGGGCTGGTGATCATCCCGGCCGGTGACGACCACCGGTACCTGGAACCGGAGATCAAGGCGGGGGTGGCGACCGTGTTCGTGGACCGCCCGGCCGGCAGGATCGACGCCGACGTCGTGCTGTCGGACAACTTCGGCGGCGCCCGTGACGGTGTCGCCCATCTGATCGCCCACGGCCACCGCCGGATCGGCTTCATCGGCGACATGCCCCGCATCCACACGGCCGCCGAGCGCCTGCGCGGCTACCGGGCGGCGATGGAGGACGCCGGGATACCGGTCGAGGACTCCTGGATGTCGCTGGGGGTCACCGACCCGGAGCGGGTGCGCCGGGCGGCGGAGGCGATGCTGTCCGGGCCCCGCCCGGTCACCGCGGTCCTCACGGGCAACAACCGCGTGACGGTCACGGTGATCCGGGTACTGGCCGAGCAGCCTCGCGGGGTCGCGCTCGTCGGCTTCGACGACATCGAACTGGCCGATCTGCTCCAGCCGGGTGTCACGGTCGTCGCCCAGGACGCTGCGGCCCTCGGCCGTACCGCCGCCGAACGGCTCTTCCGCCGGCTGGACGGCACGCATCTGACGCCCGAGCGCCTCGAGCTGCCGACGCGGCTCGTCACCCGCGGCTCGGGTGAGCTGCCCCCGGCGGACTGA
- a CDS encoding ROK family protein produces the protein MHTDLVAALDIGGTKIAGALVDGHGRILTRAQRATPAQKDGDTVMGAVEEVLGDLTASPLWDRATALGIGSAGPVDASAGTVSPVNVPGWRDYPLVERARAATGGLTVQLIGDGVAITAAEHWQGAARGHDNALCMVVSTGVGGGLVLNGRLHPGPTGNAGHIGHISVDLEGDPCPCGSRGCVERIASGPNIARRALADGWRPGPDGDTSAAAVAAAARDGDPVAVASFERAARALAAGIAATATLVEIDIAVIGGGVGKAGEVLFTPLRKALSDYATLSFVQRLTVTPAQMGTDAGLVGAAAAALAGRENAAAAGV, from the coding sequence ATGCACACCGACCTCGTGGCTGCGCTCGACATCGGCGGCACCAAGATCGCCGGCGCGCTGGTGGACGGCCACGGCCGCATCCTGACGCGCGCCCAGCGTGCCACGCCCGCGCAGAAGGACGGCGACACCGTGATGGGGGCCGTGGAGGAGGTGCTCGGCGACCTCACGGCATCGCCGCTGTGGGATCGTGCGACCGCGCTCGGCATCGGCAGCGCGGGCCCGGTGGACGCCTCGGCGGGCACGGTCAGCCCCGTGAACGTCCCGGGCTGGCGCGACTACCCGCTGGTCGAGCGGGCCCGGGCCGCGACGGGGGGCCTGACCGTCCAGCTGATCGGCGACGGGGTGGCGATCACGGCGGCCGAGCACTGGCAGGGCGCCGCCCGCGGCCACGACAACGCCCTGTGCATGGTCGTCTCCACGGGTGTGGGCGGCGGCCTGGTGCTGAACGGCCGGCTGCATCCCGGCCCGACGGGCAACGCCGGCCACATCGGTCACATCAGCGTGGATCTGGAGGGCGATCCGTGCCCCTGCGGCTCGCGCGGCTGTGTTGAGCGCATAGCGAGCGGCCCCAACATCGCCCGCCGGGCGCTGGCGGACGGCTGGCGGCCGGGCCCCGACGGTGACACCTCGGCCGCCGCGGTGGCCGCCGCCGCCCGCGACGGGGACCCCGTCGCCGTGGCCTCCTTCGAGCGGGCCGCCAGGGCACTCGCCGCCGGCATCGCCGCCACCGCCACCCTCGTCGAGATCGACATCGCGGTGATCGGCGGGGGAGTGGGCAAGGCGGGAGAGGTGCTGTTCACGCCCCTGCGCAAGGCGCTGAGCGACTACGCCACCCTGTCCTTCGTGCAGCGCCTGACGGTCACCCCGGCCCAGATGGGCACCGACGCCGGCCTGGTGGGGGCCGCCGCGGCCGCGCTCGCCGGGCGGGAGAACGCGGCCGCGGCGGGAGTCTGA
- a CDS encoding NUDIX domain-containing protein codes for MIVWLNGAFGAGKTTTARELIELIPNSALFDPEVVGGALTHLLPPKHLAEVGDYQDLPIWRRLVIDTAAAMLAELGGTLVVPMTLLRQEYRDEIFGGLAARRISVRHILLAPAETILRTRIAGREVPPDLPDGELRIRQWSYDHIEPYRAALASWLTADAHLVDTSVLTPYETAVHIAEAVGEGTVPACDIVQTPEPTAETVASGVLLFDEQDRVLLVDPTYKAGWEFPGGVVEPGEAPARAGMREVAEETGIRLEEVPRLLVVDWETPAPPGFGGLRLLFDGGRLDSAAADRLLLPGPELRDCRFVTEREAADLLPPVRYERLRWALRARERGAALYLEAGVPVG; via the coding sequence GTGATCGTCTGGCTCAACGGCGCGTTCGGTGCGGGGAAGACCACCACCGCACGGGAGCTGATCGAGCTGATCCCGAACAGCGCGCTCTTCGACCCCGAAGTCGTCGGCGGAGCGCTCACGCACCTGCTGCCGCCCAAACACCTCGCCGAGGTCGGCGACTACCAGGACCTGCCGATCTGGCGACGGCTGGTGATCGACACGGCGGCCGCGATGCTCGCCGAGCTGGGCGGAACCCTCGTGGTCCCCATGACCCTGCTGCGCCAGGAGTACCGCGACGAGATCTTCGGCGGCCTCGCCGCCCGCCGGATCAGCGTCCGGCACATCCTGCTCGCCCCGGCCGAAACGATCCTTCGTACACGCATAGCCGGGCGGGAGGTCCCGCCCGACCTCCCCGACGGTGAGCTGCGCATACGTCAGTGGTCCTACGACCACATCGAGCCCTACCGCGCCGCTCTCGCCTCCTGGCTGACCGCCGACGCCCACCTCGTCGACACCAGCGTCCTCACCCCGTACGAGACGGCCGTCCACATCGCCGAGGCCGTCGGCGAGGGCACGGTGCCCGCCTGCGACATCGTGCAGACCCCGGAACCCACCGCGGAGACCGTCGCCTCCGGAGTGCTCCTCTTCGACGAGCAGGACCGGGTGCTGCTCGTCGACCCCACCTACAAGGCCGGCTGGGAGTTTCCCGGCGGTGTCGTCGAACCGGGCGAGGCTCCGGCCCGCGCCGGGATGCGTGAGGTCGCCGAGGAGACCGGCATACGGCTGGAAGAGGTCCCCCGGCTGCTCGTCGTCGACTGGGAGACCCCCGCGCCGCCCGGTTTCGGCGGACTGCGGCTGCTCTTCGACGGCGGCCGGCTGGACTCGGCGGCGGCCGACCGCCTGCTGCTGCCCGGACCCGAGCTGCGCGACTGCCGTTTCGTCACCGAGCGGGAGGCCGCCGACCTGCTTCCGCCGGTCCGCTATGAACGCCTGCGCTGGGCGCTGCGGGCGCGTGAACGCGGGGCGGCGCTGTATCTGGAGGCGGGCGTTCCTGTGGGTTGA
- a CDS encoding ABC transporter family substrate-binding protein, giving the protein MRAPSSALTRGLTLAAGLTLVLTACSSGGGGGGSGSGQGASAGLTSCSTQGKADTCNSGATKPGGTFTYTLEKNIQQWNVQDSNGNTFENAEALEVVLPQVFVPQPDLGVALNTDLVTSATQTKTSPQTIVYKINPKASWNDGTPITADDFIYYWRTNDGKDCPPPPASDASQTKGCLPESTAGYDRIKSVTGSDGGKTVTVVMAKPFSDWKQLFGGGYPLYPAHVAEKVSGAKAGDAAHMTAAQMTQGWQYFQKTPPTKYATAGPYKMQDWTDNDHATFVPDPKWWGAAKPSLQRLIFKVITDATQEPTALRNNEVQSIYPQPEVDLVNQIKSIPNVTYTIGNGLDWEHFDLNLHNPVIGKYKALRQAMFTAISVKDIVAKTVGQFDPQVKQLGNHNFVPGQAGYQDLVTGTGQGSGDLAKAKKYLTDAKFTGVGTALKTPDGKAVGPFNCRYTTGNQIRQSECQILQSDLANLGIKVTIKPIGAADLGTVLTSHQYDIIVFAWIASPFPNANAQQTWTTGGGGNYGGYSNATVDKLISQAVGETDATKAANLLNQADKIMTDDAYVLPLYQKPTFLAVQTRFVNVRDNATNVGPPYNTAQWGLKK; this is encoded by the coding sequence ATGCGCGCGCCATCATCGGCCCTCACCAGAGGCCTCACACTGGCCGCAGGGCTCACCCTGGTCCTGACGGCCTGCAGCAGCGGCGGCGGAGGAGGCGGATCCGGCTCCGGACAGGGCGCCTCCGCGGGGCTCACGTCCTGCAGCACCCAGGGCAAGGCCGACACCTGCAACTCCGGTGCCACCAAGCCGGGAGGAACGTTCACCTACACGCTGGAGAAGAACATCCAGCAGTGGAACGTCCAGGATTCCAACGGCAACACCTTCGAGAACGCCGAGGCCCTCGAAGTCGTCCTGCCGCAGGTCTTCGTCCCCCAGCCGGACCTCGGCGTCGCCCTCAACACCGACCTGGTCACCTCGGCCACCCAGACGAAGACCAGCCCGCAGACCATTGTCTACAAGATCAATCCGAAGGCGTCGTGGAACGACGGCACGCCCATCACCGCCGACGACTTCATCTACTACTGGCGCACCAACGACGGCAAGGACTGCCCGCCGCCGCCCGCCAGCGACGCCAGCCAGACCAAGGGCTGCCTGCCGGAGAGCACCGCCGGCTACGACCGGATCAAGTCCGTCACCGGCTCCGACGGCGGCAAGACCGTTACCGTCGTGATGGCCAAGCCCTTCTCCGACTGGAAGCAGCTCTTCGGCGGGGGCTATCCGCTCTACCCGGCTCATGTGGCGGAGAAGGTGTCGGGCGCCAAGGCCGGCGACGCCGCCCACATGACGGCCGCCCAGATGACCCAGGGCTGGCAGTACTTCCAGAAGACCCCGCCCACCAAGTACGCGACGGCGGGCCCGTACAAGATGCAGGACTGGACGGACAACGACCACGCCACCTTCGTGCCCGATCCCAAGTGGTGGGGGGCGGCCAAACCGTCGCTGCAGCGCCTGATCTTCAAGGTCATCACGGACGCCACGCAGGAGCCCACCGCCCTGCGCAACAACGAGGTCCAGAGCATCTATCCGCAGCCCGAGGTCGACCTGGTCAACCAGATCAAGTCCATCCCGAACGTCACCTACACCATCGGCAACGGCCTGGACTGGGAGCACTTCGACCTCAACCTGCACAACCCGGTGATCGGCAAGTACAAGGCCCTGCGCCAGGCGATGTTCACGGCGATCAGTGTCAAGGACATCGTGGCCAAGACGGTCGGGCAGTTCGACCCGCAGGTCAAGCAGCTCGGCAACCACAACTTCGTCCCCGGCCAGGCGGGTTACCAGGACCTGGTCACCGGCACGGGGCAGGGTTCGGGTGATCTGGCCAAGGCCAAGAAGTACCTCACGGACGCCAAGTTCACCGGAGTCGGTACGGCGCTGAAGACCCCGGACGGCAAGGCCGTCGGCCCCTTCAACTGCCGCTACACCACCGGCAACCAGATCCGGCAGAGCGAGTGCCAGATCCTGCAGAGCGACCTGGCGAACCTGGGCATCAAGGTCACCATCAAGCCGATCGGCGCCGCCGACCTCGGCACGGTCCTCACCAGCCACCAGTACGACATCATCGTCTTCGCCTGGATCGCCTCCCCGTTCCCGAACGCCAACGCGCAGCAGACGTGGACCACCGGAGGCGGCGGCAACTACGGCGGCTACAGCAACGCGACGGTCGACAAGCTGATCAGCCAGGCGGTCGGGGAGACCGACGCCACGAAGGCGGCCAACCTGCTCAACCAGGCGGACAAGATCATGACGGACGACGCCTACGTCCTGCCGCTGTACCAGAAGCCCACGTTCCTCGCGGTGCAGACGCGGTTCGTGAACGTGCGGGACAACGCCACCAACGTGGGCCCGCCGTACAACACCGCCCAGTGGGGCCTGAAGAAGTAG
- a CDS encoding ABC transporter permease, with protein sequence MLAYTVRRILVSIPVLIVSTFVVFLVVINSGDPVANFATSRQPAPSKAAVAAFARHIHADQPVAERYWNWITGVLHGDFGPSVQTNLDIGHDLFTRFRVTVTLVAAAMLIALVMAVIFGVFSAIRQYSVADYTITFLGFLFLAMPVFWFAVLLKQAGIWFNEQTGTQFLGTIGEKSPYLNVDTTWNEFVDRIGHLVLPTITLALVSFASWTRYTRASMLEVLNSDYVRLARAKGLRRGKVLVRHALRTALIPLTTVTALDIAIILGGAVITETIFQWHGMGEMLVQAAQTVDVYRTMAWLLLSAVVVIGFNLVADLLYAVLDPRIRYD encoded by the coding sequence ATGCTCGCCTACACCGTGCGCCGCATCCTCGTCTCCATCCCCGTCCTGATCGTCTCCACGTTCGTCGTCTTCCTGGTCGTCATCAACTCCGGCGACCCGGTGGCCAACTTCGCCACCTCACGGCAGCCCGCCCCGAGCAAGGCCGCCGTCGCCGCGTTCGCCCGGCACATCCACGCCGACCAGCCGGTCGCGGAACGCTACTGGAACTGGATCACCGGAGTGCTGCACGGCGACTTCGGCCCGTCCGTGCAGACGAACCTGGACATCGGGCACGACCTGTTCACCCGCTTCCGGGTCACCGTCACCCTGGTCGCGGCCGCGATGCTCATCGCGCTGGTCATGGCCGTGATCTTCGGCGTCTTCAGCGCCATCCGCCAGTACAGCGTCGCCGACTACACCATCACCTTCCTCGGGTTCCTTTTCCTCGCCATGCCGGTGTTCTGGTTCGCCGTGCTGCTGAAGCAGGCCGGGATCTGGTTCAACGAGCAGACCGGCACCCAGTTCCTCGGCACCATCGGCGAGAAGTCGCCGTACCTGAACGTCGACACCACCTGGAACGAGTTCGTCGACCGCATCGGCCACCTCGTCCTGCCCACCATCACGCTCGCCCTTGTCTCCTTCGCCTCCTGGACCCGCTACACCCGCGCCTCCATGCTCGAGGTTCTCAACAGCGACTACGTGCGGCTGGCCCGGGCCAAGGGGCTCAGGCGCGGAAAGGTCCTGGTGCGGCACGCCCTGCGCACCGCCCTGATCCCGCTCACCACCGTCACCGCGCTCGACATCGCGATCATCCTGGGCGGCGCGGTCATCACGGAGACGATCTTCCAGTGGCACGGCATGGGCGAGATGCTCGTCCAGGCGGCGCAGACCGTGGACGTCTACCGGACCATGGCCTGGCTGCTGCTGTCCGCCGTCGTCGTCATCGGGTTCAACCTCGTCGCCGACCTCCTCTACGCCGTACTCGACCCGAGGATCCGCTATGACTGA
- a CDS encoding ABC transporter permease, with product MTDIEAPGSAGTQLPPGDHEFTVQHRTQTQLVLRRFVRHRAAMVSLVVFVLIVLWAFIGPHLWHYSYQKFTPDNSKPPSLKHPFGTDSSGYDAYAQVMRGTQTSLKVAILIALGSTVVGAIWGAVAGFYRGIVDAVMMRIADLVLTLPLFAIALVISSRSGGSWYWIAVVIAGLTWAYVSRVVRSTVLSLREKEFVEAARALGASDAWIIFRHLLPNALGPIIVNATVLVATGILTETALSFVGFGVQPPDTSLGLLVSQAQTAVDTRPWLFYIPGAFIIAIALTINFIGDGLRDAFDPRQQRVRQ from the coding sequence ATGACTGACATCGAGGCACCCGGGTCCGCCGGCACCCAACTGCCGCCCGGCGACCATGAGTTCACCGTCCAGCACCGCACCCAGACTCAGTTGGTGCTGCGCCGTTTCGTGCGTCACCGGGCCGCCATGGTCAGCCTGGTCGTGTTCGTGCTGATCGTGCTGTGGGCGTTCATCGGCCCGCACCTGTGGCACTACTCGTACCAGAAGTTCACTCCGGACAACTCCAAACCACCGTCCCTGAAGCACCCGTTCGGCACCGACTCCTCCGGCTACGACGCCTACGCACAGGTCATGCGCGGCACCCAGACCTCCCTGAAGGTGGCCATCCTGATCGCGCTCGGCTCCACCGTGGTCGGCGCGATATGGGGTGCGGTCGCGGGCTTCTACCGGGGCATCGTCGACGCGGTCATGATGCGCATCGCCGATCTCGTGCTCACTCTGCCGCTGTTCGCGATCGCCCTGGTCATCTCCTCCCGCAGCGGCGGCTCCTGGTACTGGATCGCCGTGGTCATCGCCGGGCTGACCTGGGCGTACGTCTCACGGGTGGTGCGCTCCACCGTGCTGTCGCTGCGCGAGAAGGAGTTCGTGGAGGCAGCACGGGCGCTCGGCGCCTCCGACGCGTGGATCATCTTCCGGCACCTGCTGCCGAACGCCCTCGGCCCCATCATCGTCAACGCGACCGTGCTGGTGGCCACCGGCATCCTCACCGAGACGGCGCTGTCCTTCGTGGGCTTCGGCGTCCAGCCGCCCGACACGTCCCTGGGCCTGCTCGTCTCCCAGGCGCAGACGGCGGTGGACACCCGGCCCTGGCTCTTCTACATCCCCGGCGCCTTCATCATCGCCATCGCCCTGACCATCAACTTCATCGGAGACGGGCTGCGCGACGCCTTCGATCCCCGGCAGCAAAGGGTGCGACAGTGA
- a CDS encoding ABC transporter ATP-binding protein has translation MREVPVTDAVLQVDDLTVEFPTEDGVVRAVRGVGYRLQRGDSLGIVGESGSGKSVTALAVMGLLPATARVRGSVRFEDTELLGLPDARLSDVRGRGIAMIFQDPMTSLNPVYPVGYQIAETLLRHNPDMKSRAARARAVELLGTVGIPSPERRVESYPHEMSGGMRQRVVIAIAMANDPDVIIADEPTTALDVTVQAQILDALETARAETGAALVLITHDLGVVAGHTDRVAVMYAGRIVETGSVEEIFYTPRMPYTLGLLGSLPRLDREEERLTPITGSPPSLLNLPPGCPFAPRCPMRREACDSAEPPLRPAGGDTHLSACHFAGELVGTGAGEVFDAVGADSEALARFAGSARPTPTNAEEDSA, from the coding sequence GTGCGCGAGGTCCCGGTCACGGACGCCGTGCTCCAGGTCGATGACCTGACCGTGGAGTTCCCCACGGAGGACGGAGTCGTACGGGCCGTGCGCGGCGTCGGCTACCGGCTCCAGCGCGGCGACTCGCTCGGCATCGTCGGCGAGTCCGGCTCCGGGAAGTCGGTCACCGCGCTCGCCGTGATGGGGCTGCTGCCGGCCACCGCCCGGGTGCGCGGCTCGGTCCGCTTCGAGGACACCGAGCTGCTCGGGCTGCCCGACGCGCGCCTGTCGGACGTACGCGGCCGCGGCATCGCGATGATCTTCCAGGACCCGATGACCTCGCTGAACCCGGTCTACCCCGTCGGCTACCAGATCGCCGAGACCCTGCTGCGGCACAACCCGGACATGAAGTCCCGTGCCGCCCGCGCACGGGCCGTCGAACTGCTCGGCACGGTGGGCATCCCGAGCCCCGAGCGGCGCGTCGAGAGCTATCCGCACGAGATGTCCGGCGGCATGCGCCAGCGTGTCGTCATCGCCATCGCCATGGCCAACGACCCCGACGTGATCATCGCGGACGAGCCGACCACCGCGCTGGACGTCACGGTGCAGGCGCAGATCCTGGACGCGCTGGAGACGGCCCGCGCCGAGACGGGAGCGGCCCTGGTGCTGATCACCCACGACCTCGGCGTGGTCGCCGGCCACACCGACCGGGTCGCCGTGATGTACGCGGGCCGGATCGTGGAGACCGGCTCGGTGGAGGAGATCTTCTACACCCCGCGCATGCCCTACACCCTCGGTCTGCTCGGCTCCCTGCCCCGCCTCGACCGGGAGGAGGAACGCCTCACCCCGATCACCGGCTCCCCGCCCTCCTTGCTGAACCTGCCACCGGGCTGCCCCTTCGCCCCCCGCTGCCCCATGCGGCGCGAGGCCTGCGACAGCGCCGAACCCCCGCTGCGCCCCGCCGGAGGCGACACCCACCTCAGTGCCTGCCACTTCGCCGGGGAACTCGTCGGCACCGGCGCCGGTGAGGTCTTCGACGCGGTCGGAGCGGACAGCGAGGCGCTCGCGCGCTTCGCCGGCAGCGCACGCCCGACTCCGACGAACGCCGAGGAGGACTCCGCATGA
- a CDS encoding oligopeptide/dipeptide ABC transporter ATP-binding protein, with translation MSAPAQPAAAPLAPLTGHGGTGEPILQVRDLVKHFPVMSRGVVRRRVGDVHAVCGVSFDLYENETLGLVGESGSGKTTIARTVLNLETATSGQVRYRGQELTRLSRRRMRPLRRELQIVFQDPYASLDPRISVHDIVAEPLRIHGRYGPEAHGEVRELLRLVGLNPEHGNRFAHEFSGGQRQRIGIARALALRPKVIVLDEPVSALDVSIQAGVLNLLMDLQGELGLSFLFVAHDLSVMRHVAGRVAVMYLGRLVEIAPAAALFARPAHPYTQALVSAIPLPDPRKERARKRIMVQGDVPSPVSPPSGCRFRTRCPKFAQALTESERTACVEQVPELVDRGSGHPVACHYAEGVELL, from the coding sequence ATGAGTGCCCCCGCACAGCCCGCCGCCGCCCCCCTTGCGCCGCTGACCGGCCATGGCGGCACCGGCGAACCGATCCTTCAGGTCCGCGACCTCGTCAAGCACTTCCCGGTCATGTCCCGCGGGGTCGTCCGCCGCCGGGTGGGCGACGTGCACGCGGTGTGCGGGGTCTCCTTCGACCTGTACGAGAACGAAACGCTGGGACTGGTGGGGGAGTCGGGTTCGGGCAAGACGACGATCGCCCGTACCGTCCTCAACCTGGAGACCGCCACCTCGGGCCAGGTCCGCTACCGGGGCCAGGAACTGACGCGGCTGAGCAGACGTCGGATGCGGCCCCTGCGCCGCGAACTGCAGATCGTCTTCCAGGACCCGTACGCCTCGCTCGACCCGCGGATCTCCGTGCACGACATCGTCGCCGAGCCGCTGCGGATCCACGGCCGCTACGGCCCCGAGGCGCACGGCGAGGTACGCGAACTGCTGCGCCTGGTCGGCCTCAACCCCGAGCACGGCAACCGTTTCGCCCACGAGTTCTCCGGGGGGCAGCGCCAGCGCATCGGCATCGCGCGGGCGCTGGCCCTGCGCCCGAAGGTGATCGTGCTGGACGAACCGGTCTCCGCGCTGGACGTGTCGATCCAGGCGGGTGTGCTCAATCTGCTGATGGACCTGCAGGGCGAACTGGGCCTGTCCTTCCTCTTCGTCGCCCACGACCTGTCGGTGATGCGGCATGTCGCGGGCCGGGTGGCGGTCATGTACCTGGGCCGCCTGGTGGAGATCGCACCGGCGGCCGCGCTGTTCGCCAGGCCCGCGCACCCGTACACCCAGGCCCTGGTCTCGGCCATCCCGCTGCCCGACCCGCGCAAGGAGCGCGCCCGCAAGCGGATCATGGTGCAGGGGGACGTGCCCAGTCCGGTCAGCCCGCCCAGCGGCTGCCGATTCCGCACCCGATGTCCCAAGTTCGCGCAGGCGCTCACCGAGAGCGAGCGAACGGCGTGCGTCGAGCAGGTGCCCGAGCTGGTCGACCGGGGCAGCGGGCATCCGGTCGCCTGCCACTACGCGGAAGGTGTGGAACTGCTGTAG